One part of the Candidatus Neomarinimicrobiota bacterium genome encodes these proteins:
- a CDS encoding DUF1800 family protein, whose protein sequence is MAKSITRRDFFSRKSKGERSVPIKVDPHWPTPRVAKLYKELLEKDYPFDLPKFEYVPSPKLDVPTRLGRLQTPDWNSGNSSHLLRRALLSPTFTELENTEASTMAQTVGDLLASQTAPGPPDTWVTESPPAWDTLTQEEVMELLATYRIRMRTLVKWWGLEMRKDTFSIRENMTLFWHNHFATSAQKVIFPQAMYEQNKILREHCLGNFRELL, encoded by the coding sequence ATGGCAAAAAGTATCACACGAAGAGATTTCTTTTCTAGAAAGTCCAAAGGAGAACGTTCTGTTCCGATAAAAGTAGATCCGCATTGGCCCACACCAAGAGTGGCCAAACTTTACAAAGAACTTCTCGAGAAAGACTATCCTTTCGACCTTCCAAAATTCGAATATGTTCCATCACCTAAGTTAGATGTTCCCACAAGACTTGGAAGACTTCAAACTCCTGATTGGAATTCTGGAAATTCCTCACATCTATTGAGGCGCGCACTTCTTTCTCCCACCTTTACCGAATTAGAAAATACTGAAGCCAGCACAATGGCTCAAACTGTCGGCGATCTTCTTGCATCGCAAACTGCTCCCGGGCCACCGGATACGTGGGTGACAGAATCGCCTCCTGCCTGGGATACACTGACTCAGGAAGAAGTGATGGAATTACTTGCCACCTACCGTATAAGGATGAGGACATTGGTTAAATGGTGGGGGTTGGAAATGCGTAAGGACACATTTTCAATTCGTGAAAATATGACACTGTTTTGGCATAATCATTTTGCCACATCTGCACAGAAAGTAATTTTTCCTCAAGCCATGTATGAACAGAATAAAATCCTACGGGAACATTGTCTTGGTAATTTTCGGGAATTATTAA
- a CDS encoding prolyl oligopeptidase family serine peptidase: MILNTHQTSNNPEVAILALHGWSGDEDSMVPVAKTMRINDAAWYIPRAPYASSSGNGYTWFSGSDEEGWKYKKSFSLLNNLMSKIRDDGFSNDSIYLVGFSMGASLALEFALRVKYQIGGIIPIAGFIKDEVRLKSDATKASRTTPILILHGEKDDIVHPESGQKTYDFLSEQGYCVKLITFRGGHKIPFSAGEAINTFISEQINFASNQTSD; the protein is encoded by the coding sequence TTGATTCTAAATACACATCAAACTTCCAATAATCCGGAAGTAGCGATTCTAGCTCTGCATGGATGGAGCGGGGATGAAGATTCGATGGTGCCTGTTGCCAAAACAATGCGGATTAATGATGCAGCCTGGTACATTCCTCGCGCTCCCTATGCTTCCAGTTCGGGGAATGGATATACATGGTTCAGTGGTAGCGATGAAGAGGGCTGGAAATATAAAAAGTCATTTTCCCTTTTAAACAACCTTATGAGCAAAATCAGAGATGATGGATTTTCTAACGATTCCATTTATTTAGTGGGATTTTCAATGGGCGCAAGCCTCGCTTTGGAATTTGCGCTTAGGGTGAAATATCAAATCGGAGGAATTATTCCAATCGCCGGATTCATTAAAGATGAAGTTCGGTTAAAATCTGACGCAACAAAGGCAAGCAGGACCACTCCTATATTAATTCTTCATGGAGAAAAAGATGATATTGTACACCCTGAGTCCGGACAGAAAACCTATGATTTTCTTTCCGAACAAGGTTACTGCGTTAAATTAATTACATTTCGTGGCGGACATAAAATTCCTTTTTCAGCAGGGGAAGCGATAAATACTTTTATTTCTGAACAAATTAACTTTGCTTCAAATCAGACGTCAGATTAA
- a CDS encoding MBL fold metallo-hydrolase has protein sequence MPVRTQIETDFSVRSFRGGYDDNFTYLLTCMRTRNQCLVDSAVPYNQIEPFINSGLILILITHSHHDHIAYLNDYIKHHPNLVVVCHPTVSKQLKVHYPKPVEDGNTVTVGQLSVDVLHTEGHNLDSICYLVENIIFTGDTLFVGRTGRTVSAGSNTDALYKSVYEKLLTLPEETIIYPGHDYGPDPSITIGENIKISPLLRADDKTDFKKRMADFETNRT, from the coding sequence ATGCCCGTAAGAACACAAATAGAAACTGATTTTTCCGTAAGATCTTTCAGGGGAGGATATGATGATAATTTCACATATCTATTAACCTGCATGCGTACTCGGAACCAATGTTTAGTGGATTCCGCAGTTCCATATAACCAAATTGAGCCCTTCATAAATTCAGGATTGATTTTAATACTAATTACGCATTCGCATCATGATCATATCGCGTATTTAAATGATTACATAAAACACCATCCAAATCTGGTTGTTGTTTGCCATCCAACTGTATCAAAACAATTAAAGGTTCATTACCCAAAGCCAGTTGAAGATGGAAACACTGTTACCGTTGGACAATTAAGCGTAGATGTACTCCATACTGAAGGTCATAATCTTGATTCTATTTGCTATCTTGTGGAAAATATTATTTTTACCGGAGACACGCTTTTTGTAGGACGGACAGGAAGAACAGTAAGTGCCGGATCCAATACAGACGCCCTGTACAAATCCGTATATGAAAAACTGCTCACCCTACCTGAAGAAACCATAATTTATCCGGGACACGATTATGGTCCTGATCCATCTATCACTATAGGTGAAAATATTAAAATCAGTCCATTGCTCCGAGCAGATGATAAAACCGATTTTAAAAAGCGAATGGCTGATTTTGAGACAAATCGTACATAA
- a CDS encoding transcriptional repressor: MRYSTQRETIYQIVKDAQCHPSADWVFDRAKVIIPNISLATVYRNLGLLKSRGNIRSFTIKGIVRYDGNIKAHSHFMCRECDLMIDMLPGNLKSVIQKGLPKYFKAESVDLKISGLCKTCQNKQNTKEVITC; encoded by the coding sequence ATGCGTTACAGCACCCAAAGAGAAACTATTTATCAAATCGTAAAAGATGCCCAATGCCATCCATCGGCAGACTGGGTATTTGATCGTGCAAAAGTGATTATTCCAAATATAAGTTTAGCAACGGTTTACCGAAATCTCGGACTATTGAAAAGCCGTGGAAATATTCGATCTTTTACTATAAAGGGTATCGTACGGTACGACGGCAATATTAAAGCACATTCCCATTTTATGTGTCGTGAATGTGACTTAATGATAGATATGCTACCGGGTAATCTGAAAAGTGTAATACAAAAAGGATTACCAAAATATTTTAAAGCAGAGTCGGTTGATCTTAAAATATCGGGACTTTGTAAAACCTGTCAAAACAAACAGAATACAAAAGAGGTAATAACATGTTAG
- a CDS encoding peroxiredoxin, whose amino-acid sequence MLVTKTAPDFKATAIMPDNSFQDISLADYEGKKVVLFFYPLDFTFVCPTEIIAFDHRLAEFEKRGVQVLGCSIDSHFSHWAWKNTDVNKGGIGNVQYPIIADLDKSIARAYDVLIDAEPATVLTDEEEYDSSVGGNIALRGSFLIDEKGVVRHAVINDLPLGRNIDEMLRMVDALDFHTEHGEVCPAGWTEGEDGMKDTAEGVAGYLTENADEL is encoded by the coding sequence ATGTTAGTAACAAAAACAGCTCCGGATTTTAAAGCAACTGCGATAATGCCGGATAATTCATTTCAGGATATCAGCCTTGCTGATTATGAAGGTAAAAAGGTTGTCCTGTTTTTCTATCCTTTGGATTTTACGTTCGTATGTCCAACAGAAATAATCGCGTTCGATCATCGTTTAGCTGAATTTGAAAAGCGTGGTGTTCAAGTGCTTGGCTGTTCCATCGATTCTCATTTCAGCCATTGGGCATGGAAAAATACGGATGTAAATAAAGGTGGTATCGGGAATGTTCAGTATCCGATCATTGCGGATTTAGATAAATCCATTGCCCGAGCGTATGATGTGCTTATAGATGCCGAACCTGCGACTGTTCTAACGGATGAAGAAGAATATGATTCTTCGGTTGGCGGCAATATCGCACTTCGTGGATCATTCTTGATCGACGAAAAAGGGGTGGTGCGACATGCAGTAATTAATGATCTTCCATTGGGCAGAAACATTGATGAAATGCTTCGCATGGTTGATGCACTTGATTTCCATACGGAACACGGAGAAGTATGTCCGGCCGGATGGACTGAGGGAGAAGATGGAATGAAAGATACAGCTGAGGGTGTTGCCGGTTACCTAACCGAAAACGCTGACGAACTGTAA
- a CDS encoding glycosyltransferase family 61 protein: protein MNYFTRYEDQNLFHIFFADVLEVYGMKIRPGNRLSIVADNIDTDSPVQKWRHFLLSKLFDSVHYIEESELDSIQNPIELKEGAYQFEIHEFIQFHPKKSLIRFIEKLKSPPEDDRYILFVQRNKDDRFLLDHATCDPIEKILTTRKDEFTLPLKVANFSELNPQEQEKICSGASVLVAMHGAGLTNLIFTPTDCHIIEVNYRRHWYCDPVCDDHYNETLAYNKDCGGPLTFKPDFHKADYHNLSLLLGKNYTEVEAEAYEGYTQAIPICRKRVFVDSNQLIRYINQ from the coding sequence TTGAATTATTTCACACGATACGAGGACCAAAATTTATTCCATATATTTTTCGCTGATGTATTAGAAGTCTATGGAATGAAAATTCGGCCGGGAAACCGCCTTTCCATCGTGGCGGATAATATTGATACTGACTCACCCGTACAAAAATGGCGTCATTTCCTCCTCTCAAAACTCTTTGATTCTGTTCACTACATTGAGGAATCCGAATTGGATTCAATTCAAAATCCAATAGAACTGAAGGAAGGCGCGTATCAATTTGAAATTCACGAATTTATCCAATTCCATCCGAAAAAATCTCTAATCAGATTTATAGAAAAATTGAAATCGCCGCCGGAAGACGACCGCTATATTTTGTTTGTACAGCGGAACAAAGATGATCGGTTTTTGCTCGACCATGCCACCTGCGATCCAATTGAAAAAATCCTCACGACCCGGAAGGATGAATTTACACTTCCGCTTAAAGTGGCCAATTTTTCCGAACTCAATCCGCAGGAACAGGAAAAAATCTGTTCAGGCGCGAGCGTTCTAGTCGCCATGCACGGCGCCGGATTAACAAATCTGATTTTCACGCCGACGGACTGCCATATTATCGAAGTGAACTATCGGCGGCATTGGTATTGCGATCCTGTCTGCGATGATCATTACAATGAAACACTCGCATACAATAAGGATTGCGGAGGTCCGTTAACATTCAAGCCGGATTTTCACAAAGCAGATTACCATAATTTGAGTTTGCTGCTCGGGAAAAATTATACCGAAGTTGAAGCAGAGGCCTATGAAGGATACACGCAGGCAATTCCCATTTGCCGAAAGCGAGTCTTCGTTGATTCGAATCAATTGATACGGTATATTAATCAATGA
- a CDS encoding T9SS type A sorting domain-containing protein: MRKSLTIYGVFFMLVNSVSAYQPDRKSLRKYEDQNGFGSRKVSTQKSCGLESSSYHSQAPDAFQSVPRNHTDRTVNIPINYHVIYLEGDSIYMNVTVDNQQSEHCSWDIRDYDNNTFLLYPGFGFDFPGHSYSLGGILPQGNYALFLYDEFGTGGVSATVTTSDGTVLASVNMGTWSTYTFLTFTAPSGNFVNGLVSDEIIEAQTAVLNTVYNSFGYSFYTASIDSAINSGWYYATDSHKFDTDQWDNDDQYLAMANVMTIDVPSSVNFFWTGATLTSGLGVYPWSFAENDSSHGLFCGNYTYPGSAGNFSEGYTGVHEVGHYFGLYHTFENGCTSPGDEVDDTPYQSEANFGCPTSNYSCGSYDDMGNHMDYIDDYCQDHFTQGQKDRIDWALETYRPLLLSTNTTHAGPVWHVDTTGSDSTGDGSAENPFASIQTGIDSANNGDTVLVAAGTYIENIQWPDTEGLKLIGSGPDSTIIDGSQTNRVIEVDDDASPPSEISGFTITNGNTTGKGGGIEIEMTGDILLSNLVISNNQASRGGGIVVEGIGGAWMGEAHVTVENVVFSGNHATGNGGGFYAYDDYVSVLFKSVTFANNSAGGSGGGMSVYGFTHYAVLANSILWNNSPDDVYGSVFPHYSNLNGGIGGEGNITIDPIFMDSTDFHLQEESPCIDAGSALVIINLDTLMLSGDMWMGDTIVNINPAFYGGNAPDMGAFESPYTATVAIDDDIIPYKFALHPPYPNPFNPITTIRFSVPVGAIHELPLRLHIYDITGRVVEILVDGKIERGQHEIQWNASEYSSGVYFAELISGDRRQVQKMILLK; the protein is encoded by the coding sequence ATGAGAAAATCTTTAACAATATATGGGGTCTTCTTCATGTTGGTAAATAGTGTTTCAGCATATCAGCCTGATAGAAAAAGTTTACGAAAATATGAAGACCAAAATGGCTTTGGTTCGCGCAAAGTATCCACACAAAAATCATGCGGGTTGGAATCATCGTCCTATCATTCTCAAGCACCTGATGCATTTCAATCCGTCCCCCGTAATCATACAGATCGCACGGTAAACATTCCAATTAATTACCATGTAATATATCTAGAGGGTGACAGTATCTACATGAATGTGACGGTAGATAACCAACAAAGCGAACACTGTTCCTGGGATATTCGGGATTATGACAATAATACCTTTTTACTCTATCCCGGATTCGGGTTTGATTTCCCCGGCCACTCGTATTCGTTAGGCGGAATTTTGCCGCAGGGGAATTACGCGCTTTTCCTATATGATGAATTCGGAACCGGCGGTGTTTCTGCTACAGTAACAACTAGTGACGGAACTGTGCTCGCTTCCGTAAATATGGGTACATGGTCAACCTATACTTTCCTCACATTTACAGCACCCTCCGGAAATTTCGTGAATGGATTGGTTTCGGATGAAATTATAGAAGCCCAAACTGCAGTTTTGAATACTGTTTACAATTCTTTCGGGTATTCATTTTATACTGCCAGCATTGACAGCGCAATAAATTCCGGATGGTATTACGCCACCGACAGCCACAAGTTTGACACGGATCAATGGGATAACGATGATCAATATCTCGCTATGGCGAACGTGATGACGATAGATGTTCCTTCTTCGGTCAATTTTTTCTGGACAGGCGCAACGCTAACCTCAGGGCTGGGTGTATATCCGTGGTCGTTTGCGGAAAACGATTCCAGCCATGGACTGTTTTGCGGAAATTATACATATCCCGGAAGTGCGGGTAATTTCTCAGAAGGATATACCGGCGTGCACGAAGTCGGTCATTATTTTGGACTCTACCATACCTTTGAGAACGGCTGTACTTCACCCGGCGATGAAGTGGATGATACGCCGTATCAGTCCGAAGCCAATTTCGGATGCCCAACAAGTAATTATTCCTGCGGCAGTTATGATGATATGGGAAACCATATGGATTATATAGATGACTATTGCCAAGACCATTTTACGCAGGGGCAAAAGGATCGAATAGACTGGGCGCTGGAAACGTATCGGCCGCTGCTGCTAAGTACAAATACAACGCATGCCGGACCGGTCTGGCATGTGGATACTACCGGTTCCGATTCCACCGGCGATGGCTCTGCAGAAAATCCATTTGCTTCAATACAGACCGGCATTGATTCAGCAAATAATGGTGATACGGTTTTGGTTGCGGCTGGGACTTATATTGAAAATATACAATGGCCCGATACCGAAGGATTAAAATTGATTGGATCAGGTCCCGATTCCACCATCATTGATGGGAGTCAAACCAATAGAGTCATTGAAGTAGATGATGATGCATCTCCTCCATCCGAGATCAGCGGGTTTACAATTACCAATGGAAATACCACTGGAAAAGGCGGTGGCATCGAAATTGAAATGACCGGGGATATCTTACTGTCAAATCTGGTTATTTCTAATAATCAGGCAAGTAGAGGCGGTGGAATTGTGGTGGAGGGAATTGGCGGAGCCTGGATGGGAGAAGCACATGTCACCGTTGAAAATGTTGTTTTTTCCGGGAACCATGCCACTGGCAATGGTGGTGGTTTTTATGCATATGACGATTATGTATCCGTATTATTTAAAAGTGTCACCTTTGCCAATAATTCAGCAGGTGGTTCCGGCGGAGGCATGAGCGTTTATGGATTTACCCATTATGCTGTTCTTGCAAATTCAATCCTTTGGAATAATTCTCCCGATGATGTATACGGATCTGTTTTTCCCCATTATTCCAATTTAAATGGCGGTATTGGCGGCGAAGGAAACATCACCATTGATCCGATTTTTATGGATAGCACTGACTTCCATTTACAGGAAGAATCTCCATGTATAGATGCGGGAAGCGCATTGGTGATTATCAATTTAGATACCCTCATGCTTTCCGGTGATATGTGGATGGGCGATACAATTGTTAATATAAATCCTGCGTTCTATGGCGGCAATGCCCCGGACATGGGTGCCTTTGAATCACCTTATACTGCCACTGTCGCGATAGATGATGACATAATTCCCTATAAATTCGCACTCCATCCTCCTTACCCAAACCCATTCAATCCAATTACCACGATCAGGTTTTCCGTGCCCGTAGGGGCAATTCATGAATTGCCCCTACGATTACATATTTACGACATTACTGGCCGTGTGGTTGAAATATTGGTGGACGGTAAAATCGAAAGGGGACAACATGAGATCCAATGGAATGCATCTGAATACTCCAGCGGTGTGTATTTCGCAGAATTGATTTCAGGTGATCGGCGGCAGGTGCAGAAAATGATCCTGCTGAAGTAG
- a CDS encoding T9SS type A sorting domain-containing protein translates to MKKTLSALLFSLVLCTAQSNVDYTTEVYPIFSSAGCLSGYCHGSGGSSGGLTIGSDATTVYSNIVGVASSCNNLNYIEPGDPNTSHLYLKCTTSYSCGGNRMPRNNQSYFTTNANELETMRVWIEEGALAQPAQITDSTPPTLVNITIAQDTLDLINGPDSVSITLIASDAGSGLNSGTGKLLHSNNIDEVLFTVAFTQGDSLDTVAFDIVMSDTSTLGNWYISFIQLTDVDGNDTTYTSNDFTTAGFEVGFVLINSTLVSIQPDHKISPGNFTLFPNYPNPFNPTTTIRFNIGVGGAIMRHPTLTIFDINGRVVDVLLDGPIEPGQHEIQWNASAIPSGVYFMHLISGNQAQSQKLIFLK, encoded by the coding sequence ATGAAAAAAACGCTATCAGCATTACTCTTCTCACTTGTATTGTGCACTGCACAGTCTAATGTGGATTATACAACAGAAGTATATCCAATTTTTTCTTCTGCAGGATGCCTGAGCGGATATTGCCACGGATCGGGCGGAAGTTCCGGAGGGCTCACGATAGGAAGCGACGCAACCACTGTGTATAGCAATATAGTGGGCGTTGCAAGCAGTTGTAATAATTTAAACTATATTGAACCCGGCGATCCAAATACATCACACCTGTACTTGAAATGTACAACCAGTTACAGCTGCGGTGGAAACAGAATGCCCCGTAACAACCAATCTTATTTTACAACCAATGCAAATGAACTTGAGACGATGAGGGTCTGGATTGAAGAAGGAGCATTGGCACAACCCGCTCAAATAACAGATTCAACGCCTCCTACATTGGTAAACATCACCATTGCTCAAGATACACTTGATTTAATAAACGGACCTGATTCTGTTTCGATCACTCTTATCGCAAGCGATGCTGGCAGCGGACTCAATTCGGGAACTGGAAAATTGCTTCATTCCAATAATATTGATGAAGTTTTGTTCACCGTTGCATTTACTCAAGGTGATTCTCTAGATACGGTGGCTTTTGACATTGTTATGTCTGATACGAGTACCCTCGGCAACTGGTATATATCTTTCATTCAGTTAACGGATGTGGATGGAAACGATACAACTTATACTTCCAACGATTTTACCACAGCTGGATTTGAGGTTGGGTTTGTTCTCATCAATTCAACACTGGTTTCTATTCAACCTGATCATAAAATTTCCCCCGGGAATTTTACTCTCTTCCCGAATTATCCCAATCCGTTTAATCCAACCACCACGATTCGGTTTAATATTGGTGTAGGGGGCGCAATAATGCGTCACCCTACATTAACAATATTTGATATAAACGGTCGCGTGGTGGATGTGTTGCTGGATGGTCCGATAGAACCAGGTCAACATGAAATTCAATGGAATGCATCTGCAATTCCGAGTGGTGTATATTTCATGCACCTTATTTCAGGGAATCAAGCGCAGTCCCAAAAATTAATCTTTCTAAAATAG
- a CDS encoding c-type cytochrome has protein sequence MKNILLLIIGSFLIAQDVPKSELENVIVLPFTKKREIFKYMKTVVAPGLGVKCNFCHDPNDYASDSKKEKMIARDMMLMVQGVNKNTMKKIGHDDISCWICHRGNTEPEHYK, from the coding sequence ATGAAAAATATATTATTACTTATTATTGGTTCGTTTTTGATTGCACAGGATGTACCAAAGTCAGAATTGGAAAATGTGATAGTTCTTCCATTCACCAAAAAGCGTGAAATATTTAAGTACATGAAAACGGTAGTTGCCCCGGGACTTGGGGTTAAATGTAATTTTTGTCACGATCCGAACGACTATGCAAGCGATTCGAAAAAAGAAAAAATGATTGCTAGGGATATGATGCTAATGGTGCAGGGGGTCAATAAAAATACGATGAAAAAAATCGGTCATGATGATATATCATGTTGGATTTGTCATAGAGGAAACACCGAGCCAGAGCATTATAAATGA
- a CDS encoding BamA/TamA family outer membrane protein gives MYKIILIIGLILSGLCAINPEVSGIDITGLKVTKEFIIRREIQHPVDGLLDSLLALDDRNRIDNLGIFASVEWKAHEQADGSVRIEYNVTESWPRIVPTPYPNYDEKLGWSYGMLLVVRNFQGRNQNLILIGQVGGRALYGFNFSDPWITGDHVSMSINAGNIYYAHSYLDYDISASSIQINLGRYFGYKHRISGGFEVEKKSFLGIADTLNLFYFAPEFNYSYDTRDIYLSPTKGFRMNQRLRTMVDFGHGGNRAFWTQSFSYYHSIFGGSKNMVVALNAASRVSIGDKKNVYQVYIGTSSTVRGWRPATRTMFNSGDQYYRFGHHWITSSLELRQTVIPKTITRWKTEFGLAVVGFLDIGFASDAISSLVGQPPMLGTGIGIRINWPWVGMFRLDYGLGYRDGEYIENYLNFSTGQKF, from the coding sequence ATGTACAAAATTATATTGATAATTGGTCTGATATTATCCGGTTTGTGTGCAATTAATCCAGAGGTTTCCGGAATTGATATAACGGGATTAAAAGTGACTAAAGAATTCATCATTAGACGGGAAATTCAGCACCCCGTGGATGGTTTGTTGGATAGTTTGCTCGCATTGGATGACAGGAACCGAATAGACAATTTGGGCATTTTCGCCTCTGTAGAATGGAAAGCCCATGAACAAGCAGATGGGTCTGTAAGAATTGAATATAATGTAACTGAATCCTGGCCGAGAATTGTACCAACTCCCTATCCGAATTATGATGAAAAGCTTGGCTGGTCTTACGGAATGTTACTGGTTGTCAGAAATTTTCAGGGAAGGAATCAAAATCTTATATTAATTGGGCAAGTCGGCGGAAGGGCATTGTACGGATTCAATTTTAGCGATCCGTGGATTACCGGAGATCATGTATCAATGTCTATCAATGCAGGGAATATTTACTATGCGCATTCTTATCTGGATTATGACATTTCCGCATCGTCTATTCAAATCAATCTTGGGAGGTATTTTGGCTATAAACATAGAATTTCTGGAGGGTTTGAAGTTGAAAAGAAATCATTTCTGGGGATTGCCGATACATTGAACCTTTTTTATTTCGCACCGGAATTTAATTATTCCTATGACACGCGCGATATTTACCTTTCGCCAACCAAAGGATTCCGGATGAATCAACGCTTACGAACTATGGTTGATTTTGGGCATGGCGGAAATCGGGCATTTTGGACACAATCATTCAGCTATTATCATTCCATTTTTGGTGGTTCAAAAAATATGGTGGTTGCACTAAATGCTGCCAGCAGGGTTTCAATCGGGGATAAGAAAAATGTATATCAAGTGTACATTGGAACAAGTTCAACCGTTCGTGGCTGGCGACCTGCTACTAGAACAATGTTCAATTCAGGTGATCAATATTATCGGTTTGGTCATCATTGGATTACCTCCAGCCTTGAATTAAGACAAACTGTCATCCCCAAAACGATTACAAGATGGAAGACAGAATTTGGTTTAGCCGTTGTTGGTTTTCTTGACATTGGCTTTGCTTCAGATGCTATTTCATCCTTGGTGGGTCAACCACCGATGCTAGGTACTGGGATTGGCATCCGAATAAATTGGCCATGGGTTGGAATGTTTAGATTGGATTATGGTTTGGGCTACCGCGACGGAGAATACATAGAAAATTATTTGAATTTTTCTACAGGACAGAAGTTTTGA
- the plsY gene encoding glycerol-3-phosphate 1-O-acyltransferase PlsY yields the protein MIYNPSIHLFLLLLISYITGSFPTAVLIGKKSGKEIRELGSGNPGATNTLRVFGWKPALIVLLIDGFKGWLPAFYFAEYLFQAHAVTEPGLIQIMCGFAAVLGHTYPMIGRFKGGKGIATLGGVLLAIYPMVLPICIGVFAMTVMITGMVSLGSILASVSVPIFLLVIPAITQDQAIPLSLLVFSLLLPWFIIFTHRSNISRIRSGNENRLNNKKINKQKKK from the coding sequence ATGATTTATAATCCTTCGATTCATCTATTTCTTCTACTTTTAATCAGCTATATAACAGGGTCCTTCCCAACTGCCGTATTAATTGGGAAAAAGTCTGGAAAAGAAATACGAGAACTTGGAAGCGGGAATCCCGGCGCCACAAATACCTTGCGAGTTTTTGGATGGAAACCGGCACTTATTGTCTTATTGATAGATGGCTTTAAAGGATGGCTTCCCGCATTTTATTTCGCCGAATATTTGTTTCAAGCGCATGCTGTAACTGAGCCGGGGCTCATTCAAATTATGTGCGGGTTTGCTGCCGTTTTGGGACATACATATCCTATGATTGGCAGATTTAAAGGCGGCAAAGGAATCGCTACCTTAGGAGGCGTGCTGTTGGCTATCTATCCGATGGTTTTACCCATTTGTATCGGAGTCTTTGCAATGACAGTGATGATAACAGGAATGGTATCTTTGGGATCCATTCTTGCATCTGTTTCTGTTCCGATATTTTTATTGGTGATTCCAGCTATTACCCAAGATCAAGCGATCCCTCTTTCGTTGTTGGTTTTCAGTCTTCTATTACCTTGGTTCATTATATTTACACATCGAAGCAACATATCCCGTATTAGGTCTGGGAATGAAAACCGACTAAATAACAAAAAGATTAATAAGCAGAAAAAAAAATAA
- a CDS encoding DUF502 domain-containing protein has translation MKRTIFAGLLSVVPLVLTISILRFLFNFLDGITAPLLKSIEVNIPGLGLLLTLILIYILGLIVTNVVGKRLFSWGEKIVTSIPLIKPIYSTIKQITGAFSGASVKSFREVIFIQYPRKGLWTLAFVTNDSKAEDGSEFYHLFVPTTPNPTSGVYIILPKKDTIESDMTVEDGLKSIISGGVLAPKNNPLPSPPPDEDLNDL, from the coding sequence ATGAAACGAACCATTTTTGCAGGGTTATTGTCCGTGGTACCTCTAGTGCTCACCATTTCTATTCTGCGATTTCTGTTCAATTTTTTAGACGGAATTACTGCGCCACTTTTAAAATCTATTGAGGTCAATATCCCAGGGTTAGGGCTTTTACTCACTTTGATTTTGATTTACATCCTTGGACTAATCGTAACAAATGTAGTGGGGAAAAGGCTGTTTTCTTGGGGCGAAAAAATAGTAACCTCAATTCCGCTTATTAAACCGATTTATTCAACCATAAAACAAATAACAGGTGCTTTTTCCGGTGCAAGTGTAAAATCATTTCGCGAAGTCATTTTTATTCAATATCCCCGTAAAGGATTATGGACTTTGGCTTTTGTGACAAACGATTCTAAAGCTGAAGACGGATCCGAGTTTTACCATTTATTTGTACCAACTACTCCAAACCCAACTTCCGGTGTATATATTATTCTTCCAAAAAAAGATACGATTGAATCTGATATGACCGTTGAGGATGGTCTAAAATCTATTATATCTGGTGGTGTGCTTGCTCCGAAAAACAATCCGTTGCCATCTCCACCTCCGGACGAAGATCTGAATGATTTATAA